In one Rhizobium lentis genomic region, the following are encoded:
- the fhuF gene encoding siderophore-iron reductase FhuF produces the protein MAMERNGASERPSIADHSVGHKTVDLDGLVGDGPFSYCRGKLLSSPSQTGLVVPCGNLGDRDVFDGIIARYAQKFPGSDRRAIVSMWTLYYFSMLTIAPSVHMFVNRIALPMEIDRIWLVCNEQTGEPEAFVMSGQPEVTSDPAGELHRMMLGHAEPVIAAIATNAGVAPKLLWNNVAAYLSWILKEIAHRHEPGLVQGGLALLDEAQWPGGGRNPMFGMIRMARQQCGLEFARRKVCCLRYNLPGVGGCGEACPLPDGRH, from the coding sequence ATGGCGATGGAGAGGAACGGGGCATCAGAGCGTCCTTCGATTGCCGATCATTCTGTCGGCCATAAGACCGTCGACCTCGATGGCCTGGTGGGCGACGGCCCGTTCTCCTATTGCCGCGGCAAGCTGCTCAGTTCTCCCTCGCAGACCGGCCTGGTCGTTCCCTGCGGGAATCTCGGCGACCGCGACGTCTTTGACGGGATCATCGCCCGATATGCCCAGAAGTTTCCAGGCAGCGATCGCCGCGCGATCGTCTCCATGTGGACGCTCTATTATTTCAGCATGCTGACGATCGCGCCGAGCGTCCATATGTTCGTCAACCGCATCGCGCTGCCGATGGAGATCGATCGGATTTGGCTGGTCTGCAATGAGCAGACAGGCGAGCCGGAAGCATTCGTGATGTCCGGTCAGCCCGAAGTGACAAGCGATCCGGCCGGCGAGCTTCACCGGATGATGCTCGGCCACGCCGAGCCTGTCATCGCGGCGATCGCCACCAATGCCGGGGTCGCGCCGAAGCTTCTCTGGAACAATGTCGCTGCCTATCTCTCCTGGATTCTGAAAGAGATTGCTCATCGCCACGAGCCCGGCCTCGTTCAGGGCGGTCTGGCGCTGCTCGATGAAGCGCAATGGCCGGGCGGCGGTCGCAATCCGATGTTCGGCATGATCCGCATGGCGCGCCAGCAATGCGGCCTCGAATTCGCCCGCCGCAAAGTCTGCTGCCTGCGCTACAACCTACCAGGCGTTGGCGGCTGCGGCGAAGCCTGTCCGCTGCCGGACGGGCGGCATTGA
- a CDS encoding ABC transporter ATP-binding protein, producing MLPIISAKSVSKTFSQRVPQPGLTGVLRNIIAPVTTPVHAVDQISFTIGAGEAVGYLGPNGAGKSTMIKMLTGILMPSSGEVSVLGRRPVADRIANAREIGVVFGQRTQLWWDLPLAESFELHRRLYRVADSSFRINRAELVEMMELSSFIERPVRQLSLGQRMRAEIAMALMHEPRILFLDEPTIGLDVVAKDVVRKFLARTNRERGTTIILTTHDLQDIEEICPRLIMVDEGRLLFDGPLAELRVTFGARRRLTLEFDGEPGVVSLAGAELLGGEGAVREFLLADDGRSLIDLMGALTAKAALRDVRLHEPGIEEVIRTHYQARG from the coding sequence ATGCTGCCGATCATCAGTGCCAAGAGCGTAAGCAAGACCTTCAGCCAGCGTGTGCCGCAGCCGGGCCTGACCGGGGTGCTGCGCAACATCATAGCGCCGGTTACGACGCCCGTGCACGCTGTGGATCAGATTTCCTTCACGATAGGGGCGGGGGAGGCTGTCGGTTATCTCGGACCGAACGGTGCGGGCAAGTCGACCATGATCAAGATGCTGACCGGCATCCTCATGCCCTCCTCCGGCGAGGTGAGCGTGCTCGGTCGCAGGCCTGTGGCGGACCGGATCGCCAATGCGCGTGAGATCGGCGTGGTCTTTGGTCAGCGTACCCAATTATGGTGGGACCTTCCCCTTGCCGAGAGCTTCGAGCTGCACCGGCGGCTCTACCGGGTGGCGGATTCGTCCTTTCGCATCAACAGAGCCGAACTGGTCGAGATGATGGAGCTTTCCTCGTTTATCGAGCGGCCCGTCCGTCAACTCAGTCTGGGGCAACGCATGCGGGCCGAAATTGCCATGGCGCTTATGCACGAGCCTAGAATCCTGTTCCTCGACGAGCCGACTATCGGGCTCGACGTCGTCGCCAAGGACGTTGTGCGCAAGTTTCTCGCTCGCACGAACCGAGAGCGTGGCACGACGATCATTCTCACAACGCACGACCTGCAGGACATCGAGGAGATCTGCCCCCGCCTTATCATGGTGGATGAAGGCCGGCTTCTGTTCGACGGCCCGCTTGCAGAACTGCGCGTGACCTTTGGCGCGAGGCGCCGGTTGACGCTGGAGTTTGACGGCGAACCCGGCGTAGTCTCGTTGGCCGGGGCCGAGCTGCTCGGGGGAGAGGGAGCGGTGCGCGAATTTCTGCTGGCCGACGATGGACGCTCTTTGATCGATTTGATGGGCGCGCTCACCGCCAAGGCCGCGCTTCGCGATGTTCGTTTGCATGAGCCCGGCATCGAGGAAGTGATCCGCACACACTATCAGGCGAGGGGATGA
- a CDS encoding TonB-dependent siderophore receptor: MAYVFFNLSNNVAKIYRDALLATTAIFLVGIAASPAAAQSASTGETATTLEPIVIQGASSDSKTDRTSVTAKNSSGATKISTPLVETPRSVSVTTEKEIEQRGAQTVIEAVRYTAGVTTGMSGFDPRFDQIYIRGYNATTVGDYRDGLRQPYINYGTFRTDPYQLQRVEVIKGPVSVLYGSGSPGGLVNKISKLPTEEPIREVGITYGTKDRVQGMFDFGGPISEDNDDFLYRIVGLARRGDTNFDIADDRYFLAPSFTWKPDESTTFTVYGLAQSDETDANVGAITTVDGRILDLRASDPDYDHQKIKQQQVGYQFEHEFDNGLTFRQNLRYSHLDLEARYLGVTSWTGTVAHRGTNAIRDEMNVFQVDNQLEAKFDTGPLTHTMLFGLDYTNLKSSFGYGFGAADPAFDFDIANPTYGVSGATPDYNFMASDADMRQIGIYAMDQIEVGNWRFNFGGRQTWVNQTRDSTLPSVSSEDVDKNAFSVQAGALYLFDNGIAPFVSYATSFDPVTNRSATNTILPPTKGEQYEVGVKYQPPGSDILLSAVAYHIVEQNKPRLADPLTFAYDSQGEVTGKGIELEARAAIADGLDIIAAYTYNDSEVTGGNNVGNTPAITPTHVASLWANYTFQESNPFNGLSVGAGVRYISETWTDVANTSKNPATFYVDASASYDFGAVDKKYEGLTAAFAIRNIADERETVCEEGFCYLGQGRNMTGTLKYRW; encoded by the coding sequence ATGGCGTATGTTTTTTTTAACCTTTCTAATAATGTAGCAAAAATTTATCGAGATGCCTTATTAGCCACGACGGCGATCTTCCTGGTCGGCATTGCAGCATCGCCGGCCGCCGCCCAGAGCGCCTCGACAGGTGAGACCGCGACGACGCTGGAGCCCATCGTTATTCAGGGCGCATCCTCTGATAGCAAGACCGACCGGACCTCCGTCACCGCCAAGAACAGCTCGGGCGCGACCAAGATCAGCACGCCGCTCGTCGAAACGCCGCGTTCGGTCTCTGTCACCACGGAGAAGGAAATCGAGCAGCGCGGCGCGCAAACGGTTATAGAGGCGGTCCGTTATACGGCCGGCGTGACGACGGGAATGAGCGGCTTCGATCCGCGTTTCGACCAGATCTACATTCGAGGCTACAACGCGACAACGGTCGGCGACTATCGTGACGGACTGCGCCAGCCTTACATCAATTACGGCACGTTCCGCACCGATCCCTATCAATTGCAGCGCGTCGAGGTGATCAAGGGTCCCGTTTCCGTTCTCTACGGCTCGGGATCTCCGGGTGGCCTCGTCAACAAGATCTCTAAGCTCCCGACCGAAGAGCCGATCCGCGAAGTCGGCATTACCTACGGCACCAAGGATCGAGTGCAGGGGATGTTCGATTTCGGCGGGCCGATCAGTGAAGATAACGACGATTTCCTCTACCGCATCGTCGGCCTCGCCCGTCGCGGCGACACCAATTTCGATATTGCCGACGACCGCTATTTCCTGGCGCCGTCCTTTACCTGGAAGCCCGACGAGAGCACGACCTTCACGGTCTACGGCCTGGCGCAGTCCGACGAGACCGATGCCAATGTCGGCGCGATCACGACCGTGGATGGCAGGATCCTCGACCTCAGGGCGAGCGATCCAGACTATGACCACCAGAAAATAAAGCAGCAGCAGGTCGGCTACCAGTTCGAACATGAATTCGACAACGGCCTGACCTTCCGGCAGAACCTGCGATATTCGCATCTCGATCTGGAGGCCCGCTACCTTGGCGTTACCAGCTGGACAGGGACCGTCGCGCATCGTGGCACGAATGCGATCCGGGACGAGATGAATGTTTTCCAGGTCGACAATCAGCTCGAGGCGAAGTTCGATACCGGCCCGCTTACGCATACGATGCTGTTCGGGCTCGATTACACCAATCTGAAGTCGAGCTTTGGCTATGGTTTCGGAGCCGCCGATCCGGCATTCGATTTCGATATCGCCAATCCGACTTATGGAGTTTCGGGCGCTACGCCGGACTATAATTTCATGGCTTCCGATGCCGACATGCGGCAAATCGGCATCTACGCCATGGACCAGATCGAGGTCGGAAACTGGCGTTTCAATTTCGGCGGCCGTCAAACCTGGGTGAACCAGACGCGCGATTCGACCTTGCCGTCGGTCAGTTCGGAGGACGTCGACAAGAATGCCTTCTCCGTACAGGCCGGCGCGCTTTACCTCTTCGACAACGGCATCGCGCCGTTCGTTTCCTACGCGACCTCCTTCGATCCGGTCACCAACCGATCGGCAACCAACACAATTCTTCCGCCGACGAAGGGCGAGCAATACGAAGTCGGCGTGAAGTACCAGCCTCCTGGCTCCGATATCCTGCTGTCGGCCGTCGCCTACCACATCGTCGAGCAGAACAAGCCGAGGCTCGCCGATCCGCTGACCTTTGCCTACGACTCCCAGGGCGAGGTGACCGGGAAGGGTATCGAGCTTGAAGCCCGCGCGGCCATCGCCGACGGTCTGGATATCATCGCGGCCTACACCTACAACGACTCCGAAGTGACCGGGGGTAACAACGTCGGCAATACTCCGGCCATCACCCCGACCCATGTTGCGAGCCTCTGGGCGAACTACACTTTCCAGGAAAGCAACCCCTTCAACGGTCTGTCGGTCGGCGCCGGCGTGCGCTACATCAGCGAGACCTGGACGGATGTCGCCAACACCTCGAAGAACCCTGCAACTTTCTATGTCGATGCATCGGCCTCTTATGATTTCGGCGCGGTCGACAAGAAATATGAAGGGCTGACGGCAGCCTTCGCCATTCGCAACATCGCCGATGAGCGCGAGACGGTTTGCGAAGAGGGCTTCTGCTACCTCGGCCAGGGCCGCAACATGACCGGCACCCTGAAGTATCGGTGGTAG
- a CDS encoding beta-glucosidase has protein sequence MIDSILDKMTLEEQVALLSGADFWTTVPVERLGVPKIKVTDGPNGARGAGSLVAGVKATCFPVAIALGASWNPGLVKQMGAALARQAKSKGAAVLLAPTVNIHRSGLNGRNFECYSEDPMLTSELAVAYIEGVQGEGVAATIKHFAGNESEIERQTMSSDIDERTLREIYLPPFEQAVRRAGVMAVMSSYNRLNGIYTSEHPWLLTKVLREEWGFDGIVMSDWFGSHSTVETINAGLDLEMPGPARDRGEKLVAAVREGKVETAKIRAAARRILLLLERVGAFKSKPDLTERAVDLPEDRALIRRLGAEGAVLLKNDGILPLAKTSLDRIALIGPNAASARVMGGGSAQIAAHYTVSPLEGIRAALSNANSISHAVGCRHNRLIDVFKGRITVEYFKGRGCKGNPLHVETVDKGEFFWFELPSGELNPADFSTRMMMQFVPEESGEHVFGMTNAGLARLFVDGRLTVDGCEGWTRGENYFGTANDEQRGALTLEAGRSYEITVEYEPSLASEEGINLIAVRFGVEKPLGEADIEAAVEAARNADVALLFVGRDGEWDTEGLDLPDMRLPGRQEGLIERVAAANANTVVVLQTGGPIEMPWLGKVRAVLQMWYPGQELGNAAADVLFGDAEPGGRLPQTFPKALTDNSAITDDPAVYPGKDGHVRYAEGVFVGYRHHDTRAVEPLFPFGFGLGYTRFSWSEPRLAGEMGPEGVTVCVDVTNVGDRAGSELVQLYVRSPKSKVERPDKELRAFAKLLLQPGETGTAIMKILPRDLAYFDIEAGAFRAEPGDYQLVVAANATDIRSVIDLPSSAGHVLSPSTA, from the coding sequence ATGATCGATTCCATTCTCGACAAGATGACGCTCGAGGAGCAGGTTGCCCTGCTGTCGGGCGCCGATTTCTGGACGACCGTTCCCGTCGAGCGCCTCGGCGTGCCGAAGATCAAGGTGACGGACGGGCCGAACGGCGCCCGCGGTGCCGGTTCGCTGGTCGCCGGCGTCAAGGCGACCTGCTTTCCCGTCGCCATTGCGCTCGGTGCCAGCTGGAATCCCGGCCTCGTCAAGCAGATGGGCGCAGCGCTTGCGCGCCAGGCCAAGAGCAAGGGGGCTGCCGTGCTGCTCGCGCCGACGGTGAATATTCATCGCTCCGGCCTCAACGGTCGCAATTTCGAATGTTATTCCGAAGATCCGATGCTGACCTCCGAACTCGCCGTCGCCTATATCGAGGGTGTGCAGGGCGAGGGGGTCGCGGCAACGATCAAGCATTTCGCCGGAAATGAATCCGAGATCGAGCGGCAGACCATGTCGTCCGACATCGACGAGCGGACGCTGCGCGAAATCTACCTGCCGCCCTTCGAGCAGGCGGTGCGCCGCGCCGGCGTGATGGCCGTCATGTCTTCCTATAACCGCCTCAACGGCATCTATACGAGCGAGCATCCCTGGCTGCTGACCAAGGTGCTGCGCGAGGAATGGGGTTTTGACGGCATCGTCATGTCCGACTGGTTCGGCTCGCATTCGACGGTCGAGACGATCAATGCCGGCCTCGATCTCGAAATGCCGGGTCCGGCGCGCGATCGCGGCGAGAAGCTGGTTGCGGCCGTGCGCGAGGGCAAGGTCGAGACTGCCAAGATACGGGCAGCGGCGCGGCGGATCCTGCTGCTGCTCGAGCGGGTCGGTGCGTTCAAGAGCAAGCCCGACCTCACCGAACGGGCGGTCGACCTGCCGGAAGACCGCGCGCTGATCCGGCGTCTCGGTGCCGAAGGCGCGGTCCTTCTCAAGAATGACGGCATCCTGCCGCTCGCCAAGACCTCGCTCGACCGGATCGCCCTCATCGGGCCGAATGCCGCGAGCGCCCGCGTCATGGGCGGCGGCAGCGCCCAGATCGCCGCCCATTATACGGTGAGCCCGCTCGAAGGCATTCGCGCCGCTCTTTCCAATGCCAACAGCATCAGCCATGCGGTCGGCTGCCGCCATAACCGGCTGATTGACGTGTTCAAGGGCAGGATCACGGTCGAATATTTCAAGGGGCGCGGCTGCAAGGGGAATCCCCTCCATGTCGAGACCGTCGACAAGGGTGAGTTCTTCTGGTTCGAGCTGCCGTCGGGTGAACTCAACCCTGCCGACTTTTCGACGCGCATGATGATGCAGTTCGTGCCGGAAGAGAGCGGCGAGCATGTCTTCGGCATGACCAATGCCGGCCTGGCAAGGCTCTTCGTCGACGGGAGACTGACGGTCGACGGCTGCGAGGGCTGGACGCGCGGCGAGAATTATTTCGGCACCGCCAATGACGAACAGCGCGGCGCGCTGACGCTCGAAGCGGGCCGTTCCTATGAAATCACCGTCGAATATGAGCCGTCCTTGGCGAGTGAGGAGGGGATCAACCTCATCGCAGTTCGTTTCGGCGTCGAAAAGCCGCTCGGCGAGGCCGATATCGAGGCCGCCGTCGAGGCGGCACGCAATGCCGATGTGGCACTCCTCTTCGTCGGCCGCGACGGCGAGTGGGACACAGAAGGACTCGATCTGCCGGACATGCGGCTGCCGGGCCGGCAGGAGGGACTGATCGAGCGAGTTGCGGCCGCCAATGCCAACACGGTCGTCGTGCTGCAGACCGGCGGTCCCATTGAGATGCCCTGGCTCGGCAAGGTCCGCGCCGTGCTGCAGATGTGGTATCCCGGCCAGGAACTCGGCAATGCCGCCGCCGACGTTCTGTTCGGGGATGCCGAGCCCGGCGGCCGCCTGCCGCAGACTTTCCCGAAGGCGCTGACCGACAATTCCGCCATCACGGACGATCCCGCCGTTTATCCCGGCAAGGACGGGCACGTGCGCTACGCCGAGGGCGTCTTCGTCGGCTACCGACACCACGATACGCGCGCCGTGGAGCCGCTCTTCCCCTTCGGTTTCGGCCTAGGCTATACCCGTTTCAGCTGGAGCGAACCGCGGCTCGCCGGCGAAATGGGCCCCGAAGGTGTGACCGTCTGCGTCGACGTCACCAATGTCGGCGACCGGGCCGGATCGGAACTGGTCCAACTCTATGTGCGCTCGCCAAAATCCAAGGTGGAACGGCCGGACAAGGAACTGCGCGCTTTCGCAAAGCTCTTGCTGCAGCCCGGCGAAACAGGCACAGCCATCATGAAGATCCTGCCGCGCGATCTGGCTTATTTCGATATCGAGGCCGGCGCCTTCCGGGCCGAACCGGGTGATTATCAGCTGGTCGTGGCGGCCAACGCCACCGACATAAGATCCGTGATCGACCTGCCGTCGTCAGCGGGCCACGTGTTGTCGCCCTCGACCGCCTGA
- a CDS encoding L,D-transpeptidase translates to MVWTRRSIVLGGLALIGTGALRNPAAAAAPSYFDGTAVDNGVTFRRTNFGKIDRRWHRQVVKYFSSEPIGTVVVDTRHHFLYVIMENKTAIRYGVGVGREGFKWFGRATIDAKSLWPRWTPPPEMRKRHPELPEFVSGGSPKNPLGPRAMYLHRDGVDTGYRFHGTLEPWSIGKDASSGCIRMFNEDAIDLYQRCPIGTAVQVLPHIADQAENSAELSQATPVE, encoded by the coding sequence ATGGTATGGACCCGCAGGAGTATTGTGCTCGGTGGATTGGCGTTGATTGGGACCGGCGCCCTTCGGAACCCGGCCGCCGCGGCGGCACCTTCTTATTTTGACGGCACCGCCGTCGACAATGGCGTTACATTTCGCCGCACCAATTTCGGCAAAATCGACAGGCGGTGGCACCGCCAGGTCGTCAAATATTTCAGCAGCGAGCCGATCGGCACCGTTGTCGTCGATACGAGGCACCATTTTCTCTACGTGATCATGGAGAACAAGACAGCGATCCGCTATGGCGTCGGGGTCGGCCGCGAGGGCTTCAAATGGTTCGGCCGCGCCACCATCGACGCTAAATCGCTCTGGCCGCGCTGGACGCCGCCGCCGGAGATGCGCAAGCGCCACCCCGAACTGCCGGAGTTCGTCTCGGGTGGCTCACCGAAGAACCCGCTCGGCCCTCGCGCCATGTATCTGCATCGCGACGGCGTCGACACCGGCTATCGATTCCACGGCACGCTGGAGCCATGGAGCATCGGCAAGGACGCCTCCAGCGGCTGCATCCGGATGTTCAACGAAGATGCCATCGATCTTTACCAGCGCTGCCCCATTGGCACCGCGGTACAGGTTTTGCCGCACATTGCCGACCAGGCGGAGAATTCCGCAGAGCTTAGCCAGGCTACCCCGGTCGAATGA
- a CDS encoding ABC transporter permease produces the protein MPDTLALAWYLMRLRMRTRLQYRAALVLAWVSQGFGYAGAFASLWIILTRFGGMGGWRWQDMAFLLGFHTLGYALGACFTFVQLRRMEEIVRDGEFDSLLTRPVNTWAFLSFSGFNIEYGSHVILGVGLMAWALPKVAVDWSIFTILQLAASLFSAALLTGALITLIGASALVLRRARYIFGIYFDFWELSRYPITIFAAPLQFLLLSGLPFAYMAYVPVAALLRKPVPYLGDAAASVAVTVGPVAALIAAAFWRFAIRRYQGVGG, from the coding sequence ATGCCGGACACGCTGGCGCTCGCCTGGTATCTTATGCGGCTGCGCATGCGGACCCGGTTGCAATATCGGGCGGCACTGGTTCTTGCCTGGGTCTCGCAGGGCTTCGGTTATGCTGGCGCCTTCGCCTCGCTTTGGATCATCCTCACGCGATTTGGCGGCATGGGCGGCTGGCGCTGGCAAGATATGGCGTTCCTGCTGGGTTTCCACACCCTGGGTTATGCCCTCGGCGCGTGCTTTACCTTCGTGCAGTTGCGCCGAATGGAAGAAATCGTCCGGGATGGCGAATTCGATTCGCTGCTGACCAGGCCGGTGAATACATGGGCTTTTTTGTCGTTCTCAGGATTTAACATCGAGTATGGCAGCCATGTCATTTTGGGCGTGGGCCTGATGGCCTGGGCTTTGCCCAAGGTGGCGGTCGACTGGAGTATCTTCACCATATTGCAACTCGCCGCCAGCCTTTTCAGCGCTGCGCTTCTGACTGGCGCGCTGATCACGTTGATCGGCGCAAGTGCGCTGGTGCTGCGGCGCGCGCGCTATATTTTCGGCATATATTTCGACTTTTGGGAACTATCCCGGTATCCGATAACGATCTTTGCAGCACCGCTCCAGTTTCTGCTGCTTTCAGGATTGCCCTTTGCCTACATGGCCTATGTGCCCGTCGCCGCGCTGCTTCGAAAGCCGGTTCCATATCTCGGAGATGCCGCCGCGTCGGTCGCGGTCACCGTCGGACCCGTCGCTGCCTTGATTGCCGCTGCCTTCTGGCGCTTCGCGATCCGCCGTTACCAGGGTGTCGGCGGCTGA
- a CDS encoding AraC family transcriptional regulator: MSDPLADMVTLLQPAARYSKLVSGAGTWRVERQETGQPFYCVVLEGSSRLSAEDEQITLLEGDFILIPAARAFTMWSLDDGSSGGIDPLTVTMLAEETRHGDPEGVPNARLLVGHFAFGSPDTALLVALLPRIIHIRGDSRLSAIVQLVTDEARAERPGKNMILARLLEVLLVEALRSTDGETAPLGILRGLSDGRLSLAIRRLHENPAMEWTVEQLAGEAALSRSAFFNRFRRAVGLAPMEYLISWRMALAKNLLRHEHIGIQEIAERVGYGSASAFSTAFTRSVGLRPSRYAEQIRTV, translated from the coding sequence ATGAGCGACCCTTTGGCGGATATGGTCACGCTGCTTCAGCCAGCTGCCCGCTATTCAAAGCTCGTCAGCGGCGCAGGAACGTGGCGCGTCGAGCGACAGGAGACAGGTCAGCCTTTCTACTGCGTGGTCCTGGAAGGTTCTTCGCGGTTGAGCGCTGAGGACGAGCAGATCACACTCCTAGAAGGCGACTTCATCCTGATCCCGGCTGCCCGTGCATTCACGATGTGGAGCCTCGACGACGGGTCATCGGGCGGCATCGATCCCCTCACCGTCACGATGCTCGCCGAGGAAACCCGGCACGGCGATCCCGAAGGCGTCCCGAATGCACGATTGCTCGTCGGCCATTTCGCCTTCGGCTCGCCTGATACGGCCTTGCTGGTCGCCCTGCTGCCGCGGATCATCCATATCCGTGGCGACAGCAGACTTTCGGCGATCGTTCAACTTGTCACGGACGAAGCGCGCGCGGAGCGGCCGGGAAAGAACATGATCCTGGCTCGATTGTTGGAAGTGCTGCTTGTCGAGGCGCTTCGCTCGACGGACGGGGAGACTGCGCCGCTTGGAATCCTGCGGGGGTTGAGCGATGGACGCCTCTCGCTCGCCATTCGTCGGCTGCATGAAAATCCCGCGATGGAATGGACGGTGGAACAGCTTGCCGGCGAGGCTGCGCTGTCGCGGTCGGCGTTTTTCAATCGCTTCCGGCGTGCTGTGGGTCTGGCGCCAATGGAATATCTGATATCATGGCGCATGGCGCTCGCCAAAAATCTGTTGAGGCACGAGCATATCGGAATTCAGGAAATCGCCGAGCGCGTCGGCTATGGCTCCGCAAGCGCGTTCAGCACGGCATTTACGCGCTCTGTCGGCTTGCGGCCGTCTAGATATGCCGAGCAAATAAGGACCGTCTGA
- a CDS encoding Hsp20 family protein, which yields MRNELDFAPLYRSSIGFDRVFNLLNNAQRLQAIDAWPPYDIVKTSEDDYRIQMAVAGFAEGDLDITQERNVLLVKGQKAEGKDGEYLHRGIAGRAFERRFELADHVRVENASLTNGILSIALKREVPEAMKPRKIAIGGGSFQQTPLQIEAERQVA from the coding sequence ATGAGAAACGAACTTGACTTCGCCCCCCTTTATCGGTCCAGCATCGGCTTCGACCGTGTTTTCAATCTCCTGAACAATGCGCAACGCCTGCAGGCGATCGATGCCTGGCCGCCCTATGACATCGTCAAGACGAGCGAAGACGATTATCGCATTCAGATGGCAGTGGCCGGCTTCGCCGAAGGTGACCTGGACATCACCCAGGAGCGGAACGTCCTTCTGGTGAAGGGGCAAAAGGCCGAAGGGAAGGACGGCGAATATCTGCATCGCGGCATCGCCGGGCGCGCATTTGAACGCCGCTTCGAGCTCGCCGATCACGTCAGGGTCGAGAATGCCTCGCTGACGAATGGTATTCTCTCTATTGCGCTGAAGCGTGAAGTGCCCGAGGCTATGAAACCGCGCAAGATCGCCATCGGAGGCGGCTCCTTTCAGCAGACACCTCTTCAGATCGAAGCGGAACGTCAGGTGGCTTAA
- a CDS encoding OmpA family protein → MSAISGFTRGLLAVTLLALAACTTPGTASLEEPAVAPMTGQTNDPAPGFENIAMGSEEDFILNVGRRIYFAQDSASLDSVAKATLDNQAAWLNRNPSWMLKLQGFADDSGSAAKMQTLSQKRADAAMAYLASKGVDPKRMWAKGYGNDREVRDCTERSCKVQNRRVVTNLRSQPDAV, encoded by the coding sequence ATGTCTGCTATATCAGGATTCACGAGGGGCCTCCTCGCAGTAACGCTTTTGGCGCTCGCCGCCTGCACCACTCCCGGCACCGCCTCGTTGGAGGAACCCGCCGTCGCGCCCATGACCGGCCAGACCAACGATCCGGCACCCGGTTTCGAGAATATCGCGATGGGCAGCGAGGAAGACTTCATCCTCAATGTCGGCCGACGGATCTACTTCGCGCAGGATTCTGCCAGCCTCGATTCCGTCGCCAAGGCGACGCTGGACAACCAAGCCGCCTGGCTCAACAGGAACCCGAGCTGGATGCTCAAACTGCAGGGCTTTGCCGACGATTCCGGCTCCGCCGCCAAAATGCAGACGCTCTCGCAGAAACGCGCCGATGCGGCGATGGCCTATCTTGCCTCAAAGGGCGTGGACCCCAAGCGTATGTGGGCCAAGGGCTACGGCAACGACCGCGAAGTCCGCGACTGCACAGAGCGCTCCTGCAAGGTGCAGAACCGGCGCGTCGTCACCAATTTGCGCAGCCAGCCGGATGCGGTCTGA
- a CDS encoding ABC transporter permease yields MRGFLALAAAAIRQQAGYRAEILSMVLGAMIEVFARISIWKAVYGGQHVVAGITLPQMIAYAIIGATLLSNWDTALVVREIGTAIRTGQIANSLIRPASFPLMLFAENLGPRLFNFAVVGTPVIVVFALLYGLLPPASVAHGLVFIAYVAVSTTLLLLISILFGLLSFWVFDAHSLEWFMRGFGALLSGGLVPLWFFPPALAEAAHVLPFAWITYYPMAVYLGQLDLASAFTYLAVGICWVAGLVGLIAALWSGARRRIVVQGG; encoded by the coding sequence ATGCGGGGGTTTCTAGCTTTGGCTGCAGCCGCCATCCGCCAGCAGGCCGGTTATCGTGCCGAAATCCTCTCGATGGTCCTCGGCGCGATGATCGAAGTCTTCGCCCGCATTTCGATATGGAAAGCCGTTTACGGGGGCCAGCATGTGGTGGCGGGCATTACCCTGCCTCAGATGATAGCCTATGCCATTATCGGGGCAACGCTCCTTTCGAATTGGGACACCGCACTGGTGGTACGGGAAATCGGCACGGCGATCCGCACCGGCCAAATCGCCAACAGCCTCATTCGTCCGGCGAGCTTTCCGCTCATGCTGTTTGCAGAAAATCTCGGGCCGCGGCTCTTCAACTTCGCTGTCGTCGGTACGCCGGTGATTGTCGTATTTGCACTTCTATATGGGCTTTTGCCGCCGGCCAGCGTCGCGCACGGCCTCGTCTTCATCGCCTATGTCGCCGTCTCCACGACCTTGCTTCTATTGATCTCGATCCTGTTTGGTCTTCTGTCCTTCTGGGTATTCGACGCACACTCACTGGAATGGTTCATGCGTGGATTCGGGGCGCTTCTGTCGGGTGGACTTGTGCCCCTGTGGTTCTTTCCCCCGGCGCTTGCCGAAGCCGCTCACGTGCTGCCCTTCGCCTGGATCACCTATTATCCGATGGCCGTCTATCTCGGTCAGCTCGATCTTGCCTCCGCTTTCACATATCTGGCCGTCGGGATCTGCTGGGTCGCCGGCCTTGTCGGCCTGATCGCAGCGCTGTGGTCCGGTGCGCGCCGGCGAATTGTCGTTCAGGGAGGCTGA